The following proteins are co-located in the Alistipes sp. ZOR0009 genome:
- a CDS encoding GumC family protein, with protein MDAKEIEQLLAEETLDIKKYVNLTLRYWYWFAISLVVCMALAYILTKSTHNVYQVDATILIRDDKNRSSSGAEALLSELSLVNNTKSIQNEIGILKSYTLAFNTVKDLPEFKTTYKLLGKRMVRHNVIYKDFPFNITYDTTCVNPTGKNIFITFIGENRFEVKTDDHESEKAYSFGQLIKLNNFGFTITPTSFFNKEAAIGRTFILTKNDLNSLAKLYQSRVTINLVDKNASLISLSSTGESAEQEADYLNKLIQTYISQSLEEKNQIAKNTINFIDDQLFGMRDSLKKAEVNLRNFRVENRILDVNKESSMLLDKMKELQTNKATIDINKRYYSYLKTYLAKRDSYTDVVAPYTLGINDIQLANLLNELSTLSNERQNLKLSLKDNNPTLIQLDGKIRNVKNGLTEKVNSLLATNKLANDDINEQVGNIESKIALLPSNEQQLFNKTKVYDLLDKMYTYLLEKKSEASIAKASNISDCKIVDPALPINAVLKQPKPKMNYVLGFILGLLIPLITIILRDYFDNKIRAIKDLTKKLSNVPLLATLDHSTFKIDLPVKERPKSRLSESFRTLRTNINFVLNDNKSKVIMVSSLISGEGKTFCATNLAAIFASSGKKTLLIGLDLRKPKIQTVFETTNHKGISSYLSNQSTFEDAIKPTDITNLWLAVSGAIPPNPSELIGSPKMDEFFSIARKTYDCIIIDTPPIGIVTDARIIFNNVDLVLFVTRIGVSPKDVVDYCKDLHTTLNNKLALVVNDFDSKKSHAYYSKYRYKYNKENNHEYYEN; from the coding sequence ATGGACGCAAAGGAAATAGAACAACTGCTAGCAGAAGAAACGCTTGATATTAAGAAATATGTAAATCTAACACTCCGCTACTGGTACTGGTTTGCGATTTCTCTAGTTGTATGCATGGCTTTGGCATATATTCTAACAAAATCGACCCATAATGTTTATCAGGTAGACGCTACCATACTTATAAGAGATGATAAGAATAGAAGCAGCAGTGGAGCCGAAGCGCTGCTAAGCGAACTGAGCTTAGTAAATAACACGAAAAGTATTCAAAACGAAATTGGAATACTAAAATCTTATACACTAGCATTCAACACAGTAAAAGATCTTCCAGAGTTTAAAACTACCTACAAGCTGCTTGGCAAGCGCATGGTTAGGCACAACGTTATTTATAAAGATTTCCCATTTAATATTACCTACGACACAACCTGCGTTAACCCAACAGGAAAAAATATATTCATCACATTCATAGGCGAAAACAGGTTTGAAGTAAAAACGGATGACCATGAATCTGAAAAGGCATACAGCTTTGGGCAGCTTATCAAGCTAAACAATTTTGGATTCACGATAACTCCGACCTCCTTCTTCAACAAAGAGGCGGCTATAGGACGAACCTTTATCCTTACCAAAAACGATTTAAATAGCCTTGCAAAACTTTACCAGTCAAGAGTGACTATAAACCTTGTTGATAAAAACGCATCGCTAATAAGCCTTTCCTCGACAGGAGAATCTGCCGAACAAGAGGCTGACTACCTAAATAAGCTTATTCAAACGTACATATCTCAAAGCCTTGAAGAGAAGAATCAAATCGCTAAAAACACAATCAATTTTATTGATGATCAACTTTTTGGAATGCGAGATTCTCTAAAAAAGGCAGAAGTTAACCTTCGAAATTTTAGGGTAGAAAACCGCATCTTAGATGTAAACAAAGAGTCTAGCATGCTGCTGGACAAAATGAAGGAGCTCCAAACAAATAAGGCAACCATAGATATCAACAAACGCTACTACAGCTACTTAAAGACCTACCTAGCCAAAAGAGATAGCTACACAGATGTGGTAGCCCCTTATACGCTAGGGATAAACGATATACAGCTGGCTAACTTACTAAATGAGCTTTCGACATTAAGTAATGAACGCCAAAACCTAAAGCTTAGCTTAAAAGATAATAACCCGACTCTAATTCAGCTCGATGGTAAAATTAGAAATGTAAAAAATGGGCTTACTGAAAAGGTAAACAGCCTTTTAGCAACAAATAAGCTGGCTAACGATGATATCAACGAGCAGGTTGGCAATATAGAATCAAAAATTGCCCTTTTACCATCTAATGAGCAGCAACTCTTCAATAAAACCAAGGTATACGACTTGCTCGACAAGATGTACACCTACCTGCTAGAAAAAAAATCGGAGGCATCCATAGCCAAAGCTTCCAATATCTCCGATTGTAAAATTGTTGATCCAGCACTGCCTATCAACGCTGTTCTTAAGCAGCCAAAGCCAAAAATGAACTATGTTTTAGGTTTTATCTTAGGGCTGCTAATTCCACTAATAACCATTATTCTACGGGATTATTTTGACAATAAAATACGAGCCATAAAGGATCTCACCAAAAAGCTATCAAATGTTCCGTTACTTGCTACTTTAGACCATTCGACATTCAAAATAGACCTACCCGTAAAAGAACGTCCAAAATCGCGACTCTCTGAGTCTTTTAGAACGCTTCGCACCAATATTAACTTTGTTCTAAACGACAACAAAAGCAAAGTAATAATGGTTTCATCTCTAATAAGCGGAGAGGGTAAGACTTTTTGTGCCACTAACTTGGCTGCTATTTTTGCTTCCTCTGGAAAAAAGACGCTACTTATAGGTCTCGACCTTAGAAAGCCTAAGATTCAAACAGTTTTTGAAACAACTAACCATAAAGGAATTAGCAGCTACCTAAGCAATCAGAGCACTTTTGAGGATGCCATAAAACCGACAGATATTACCAACCTATGGTTAGCCGTATCTGGTGCTATTCCCCCAAACCCATCTGAGCTTATAGGATCGCCAAAAATGGATGAGTTCTTTAGTATTGCCCGCAAAACTTATGACTGTATAATCATTGATACGCCTCCTATTGGCATTGTTACAGACGCTAGGATTATCTTCAACAATGTTGATTTGGTGCTATTTGTTACCCGAATAGGAGTATCTCCTAAAGATGTTGTGGACTACTGCAAAGACCTACATACCACCCTTAATAATAAGCTAGCACTTGTTGTTAATGATTTCGATTCCAAAAAGAGCCATGCCTACTATAGCAAATATCGCTATAAGTATAACAAGGAAAATAACCACGAATACTACGAAAACTAA
- a CDS encoding polysaccharide biosynthesis/export family protein, with amino-acid sequence MHKGYLLAGILILAMLLFSCNKHNQLLYMQGKPAPSYKMEPQEYKITPKDEIYIQISSLLNKEVNSIFSNSLNTGNQGNIMNSESGIYVNTYSVNDSGYVEVPLIGLVKVGGKSISQASADIKRKASEFVNDAVVVVKLMSFRVTVIGEVKRPAVITNYHDKLTILEAIAQAGDLSDFADRKAVTIVRNINGESITIPVDLTSKMILSNQGYYLTPGDVVIVDPRKGKTTQMNIPTYSIFLSSISTLVLLLNFMAK; translated from the coding sequence ATGCATAAGGGATATTTATTGGCTGGCATTTTAATTCTAGCGATGCTGCTCTTTTCGTGCAATAAGCACAACCAGCTGCTTTACATGCAGGGAAAACCTGCTCCTTCCTACAAAATGGAACCGCAAGAGTATAAAATCACCCCAAAAGATGAAATTTACATTCAAATATCTAGCCTTTTGAATAAAGAGGTGAACTCCATCTTTTCAAACAGCCTAAACACAGGCAACCAAGGAAATATAATGAACTCGGAAAGCGGTATTTACGTCAACACCTATTCCGTTAACGACTCTGGATACGTAGAGGTTCCCCTTATTGGTCTTGTAAAGGTTGGCGGTAAAAGTATTTCGCAGGCATCAGCCGACATAAAAAGAAAAGCCTCGGAATTCGTAAACGATGCCGTTGTTGTTGTTAAGCTTATGAGTTTTAGGGTTACAGTAATAGGAGAGGTGAAGCGTCCTGCCGTTATAACCAACTACCACGATAAGCTAACTATCCTCGAAGCCATTGCGCAAGCTGGCGACTTATCTGATTTTGCAGATCGCAAGGCTGTAACCATTGTACGTAATATTAATGGTGAAAGCATAACCATTCCCGTAGACTTAACCTCAAAAATGATACTTTCCAACCAAGGATACTACCTAACCCCTGGCGATGTAGTAATTGTCGATCCTCGAAAAGGAAAAACAACCCAAATGAATATCCCAACCTACTCGATATTCCTTAGCTCAATCTCTACGTTAGTTCTACTTCTAAACTTCATGGCAAAATAA
- a CDS encoding ROK family protein produces MKNVVVGIDVGGTNTVYGIVDKDGNIYGEGSIPTQAYQNFEDWSEALHKSIDDKMKELGNEFAIYGIGMGAPNGNYYSGCIEDAVNLNWNGKQNVVTTFKSLFGEDKLVVLTNDANAAAVGEMVYGGAKGMKDFIVITLGTGLGSGVVVNHQVVYGLDGNAGELGHIIFERNGRMCGCGRRGCLETYVSATGIKRTVFDLLANENVPSELRGLSFEEVTSEKIYKAAQKDDQIALMAFEETGKRLGMALADFAAFSTPEAFFLFGGLAKSGDYILEPTKRYMEENLCFIYKDKIKVLLSELNDKNAAVLGAAALAWAELN; encoded by the coding sequence ATGAAAAATGTTGTTGTTGGTATAGATGTTGGCGGAACAAATACTGTATACGGTATTGTAGATAAAGATGGTAACATCTATGGAGAAGGATCCATTCCAACCCAAGCTTACCAAAACTTTGAGGACTGGTCAGAAGCTCTTCATAAGTCTATAGACGATAAAATGAAGGAGCTTGGCAATGAGTTTGCCATTTACGGCATTGGGATGGGAGCACCCAATGGCAACTACTATAGCGGATGCATTGAAGATGCCGTTAACCTAAACTGGAACGGGAAGCAAAACGTTGTTACCACCTTCAAATCGCTATTTGGCGAGGACAAGCTGGTGGTGCTAACCAACGATGCCAACGCAGCAGCAGTAGGAGAGATGGTGTACGGCGGCGCTAAAGGGATGAAAGATTTTATTGTTATTACTTTAGGAACTGGTTTAGGAAGCGGCGTAGTTGTTAACCACCAGGTTGTTTACGGGCTGGATGGCAATGCAGGTGAACTTGGCCACATAATATTTGAACGTAACGGCCGCATGTGCGGGTGTGGACGTCGTGGATGCCTAGAGACTTACGTTTCTGCTACAGGTATCAAGCGCACCGTTTTTGATCTTCTAGCCAATGAAAATGTACCTAGCGAGCTTCGTGGACTTAGCTTTGAGGAAGTAACCTCTGAGAAGATCTACAAAGCAGCTCAAAAGGACGATCAAATTGCGCTCATGGCTTTCGAAGAAACAGGAAAACGCCTAGGTATGGCTCTTGCTGATTTTGCAGCATTTTCGACACCCGAAGCTTTCTTCCTTTTTGGAGGACTTGCCAAATCAGGAGATTACATTCTTGAACCAACCAAGCGTTACATGGAAGAGAACCTCTGCTTTATCTATAAGGATAAAATAAAGGTACTTCTATCTGAACTCAACGATAAGAATGCAGCTGTACTTGGAGCAGCCGCGCTTGCTTGGGCCGAATTAAACTAG
- a CDS encoding ATP-binding cassette domain-containing protein has protein sequence MSIVVEGITKHYDTQVALNGISFTIPSKQVVGFLGPNGAGKSTMMKILTGYIPATSGIALVDGFDVALNPIEAKQVIGYLPENNPLYYDFYVKEYLEFVGNIYKVPNLKTRVAEVVDMTGIGDEQRKKIGSLSKGYKQRVGLAQALIHDPSVLILDEPTSGLDPNQIVEIRSLIEQIGREKTVMLSTHIMQEVEAICQNIIIIDKGNIVANGPTKEIAGLAQDSKEVVVEFTASLSVEQVALMSAFGKVANPQENVYIVNYSDNVDIRTKLFNFAVENGLVIVQLQQREAHLENVFRTLTGNKQE, from the coding sequence ATGTCGATTGTAGTTGAAGGAATTACCAAGCATTATGATACGCAAGTTGCGCTGAATGGCATTTCGTTTACCATACCTTCCAAGCAGGTTGTTGGTTTTTTGGGACCCAACGGTGCTGGAAAATCAACCATGATGAAGATACTAACAGGCTATATTCCTGCAACCTCGGGCATTGCCTTGGTTGATGGATTTGATGTAGCTTTAAATCCGATTGAGGCGAAGCAAGTAATCGGGTATCTTCCGGAGAATAACCCTTTATACTACGATTTTTATGTAAAGGAGTATTTGGAGTTTGTGGGTAACATATACAAGGTACCAAATTTAAAGACCAGAGTTGCTGAGGTTGTTGATATGACGGGGATTGGCGACGAACAGCGAAAGAAAATAGGGTCACTATCAAAAGGGTATAAGCAGCGTGTTGGCTTGGCACAGGCGCTTATTCACGATCCTTCGGTTTTAATACTGGATGAGCCTACTTCTGGGTTAGATCCCAACCAAATTGTGGAAATTCGTTCACTTATTGAGCAAATAGGAAGAGAAAAGACGGTGATGCTTTCCACCCATATAATGCAGGAGGTGGAGGCTATATGCCAAAATATCATTATAATAGATAAAGGTAATATTGTAGCCAACGGGCCGACTAAGGAAATTGCAGGATTGGCACAAGATTCGAAGGAGGTTGTGGTGGAGTTTACCGCGAGCCTCTCTGTGGAGCAAGTAGCATTAATGTCTGCTTTTGGAAAAGTTGCCAACCCACAAGAAAATGTTTATATTGTCAACTATTCTGATAATGTAGATATTAGAACGAAGCTATTTAACTTCGCAGTCGAAAATGGGCTGGTTATAGTGCAGCTACAGCAGCGCGAGGCGCATTTAGAAAATGTATTCCGCACTCTTACCGGCAATAAACAGGAGTAG
- a CDS encoding AMP-binding protein: METSYIKQFERAIKENWERTALTDYKGESYRFKDVARRVEKIHLIFERCGVEKGDKIALIGRNSSNWAVTFIATVTYGAVIVPILHEFKIDNIHHIINHSEAKVVFAGESFLEQLDEKQMPQLNAIINLTNFTVAFDAFNKEISLLTNKVNELYKEKYPNGLQAKDLSYQAEENPEDIGLLNYTSGTSGFSKGVMLPYRSLMANYLFGVDVLNIERGEKMVSLLPLAHAYGLAFEFVYEFLSGVEIVFLTKNLSPKLILEAFGEVKPRIILLVPLILEKIYKKEIQPKLSTPSMKFLLAIPGLRNIIYKKINDKLTSLFGGNFLEVIIGGAAMNPEVEMFLKKIGFRYTVGYGMTECGPIIGYASWDENQLYSCGKIVKRLEMKIDSTDPYNIPGEILVKGENVMLGYYKNEEATEAVFSNGWLHTGDLAVIDKQGFIYIKGRSKNMILGPSGQNIYPEEIENKLNNLPFINESLLVESNSRLVALIYPDVEGAKSAGYSEDELHKYIEKKRVEVNKHLPLYCQISAVRLRDEEFEKTPKKSIKRYLYQEA; this comes from the coding sequence ATGGAGACATCATACATTAAGCAGTTTGAACGTGCGATTAAAGAAAATTGGGAACGGACGGCACTAACTGATTACAAAGGAGAGTCATATCGATTTAAAGATGTGGCCCGTCGAGTAGAAAAAATACACCTTATATTCGAAAGATGCGGGGTGGAAAAGGGGGATAAGATTGCTCTTATTGGGCGAAACTCCTCGAACTGGGCGGTAACCTTTATTGCTACGGTAACTTATGGAGCGGTTATTGTTCCAATTCTTCACGAGTTTAAGATTGATAACATTCATCATATTATCAACCATTCTGAAGCAAAGGTTGTTTTTGCTGGTGAGTCGTTTTTAGAGCAGCTAGATGAGAAGCAAATGCCTCAGCTCAACGCGATTATCAACCTAACCAACTTTACGGTTGCTTTTGATGCCTTTAATAAGGAAATATCTCTGCTAACCAACAAGGTTAATGAACTTTACAAGGAGAAATATCCCAATGGGCTTCAAGCGAAAGATCTGAGCTACCAAGCTGAAGAAAATCCCGAAGATATAGGACTTCTAAACTACACATCTGGAACATCTGGGTTCTCTAAGGGTGTAATGCTCCCATACCGAAGCTTGATGGCCAACTACCTTTTTGGTGTTGATGTGCTTAACATCGAGAGAGGCGAAAAGATGGTTTCCCTTTTGCCGTTAGCTCATGCTTATGGGTTGGCGTTCGAGTTTGTTTACGAATTTCTATCGGGGGTCGAAATAGTTTTTCTTACCAAGAACCTATCGCCAAAGCTTATTCTTGAGGCATTTGGAGAGGTTAAACCCCGTATAATTCTGCTTGTTCCCCTTATTTTGGAGAAAATCTACAAGAAGGAGATTCAGCCAAAGCTATCTACGCCAAGTATGAAGTTCCTGCTAGCAATACCAGGCCTTCGTAACATCATCTATAAAAAAATCAACGATAAGTTAACATCGCTATTTGGGGGTAACTTCCTAGAGGTTATCATTGGTGGCGCCGCCATGAATCCAGAGGTGGAGATGTTCTTGAAAAAGATAGGTTTTCGCTATACGGTAGGCTATGGAATGACCGAGTGCGGTCCAATCATAGGATATGCCTCATGGGATGAGAACCAGCTATATTCTTGTGGGAAAATTGTGAAGAGGTTGGAGATGAAGATCGATTCTACCGATCCGTACAATATTCCTGGTGAGATTTTGGTGAAGGGCGAGAACGTGATGCTTGGATACTACAAGAACGAAGAGGCTACCGAAGCTGTTTTTTCAAATGGATGGCTGCATACCGGAGACCTTGCCGTTATTGATAAGCAAGGATTTATTTACATAAAAGGGAGAAGTAAGAATATGATTCTTGGACCTTCTGGGCAGAATATCTACCCCGAGGAGATTGAGAATAAGCTGAACAACCTTCCTTTCATAAATGAGTCGTTGCTTGTTGAAAGCAACTCCCGATTGGTTGCTCTTATCTACCCCGATGTTGAAGGCGCCAAAAGTGCTGGATATAGCGAGGATGAGCTGCATAAGTATATTGAAAAGAAGAGGGTAGAGGTGAATAAGCATTTGCCGCTTTACTGCCAAATTTCTGCCGTTAGGCTTAGGGATGAAGAGTTTGAGAAAACTCCAAAGAAGAGTATAAAAAGGTATCTTTACCAAGAAGCATAG
- a CDS encoding LysR family transcriptional regulator, translating into MLDFKLKVFLSASRSLSFTKAATENFISQPAVSKIIKQLELQIGHHLFERKGAKLELTRAGEILMGHLEQVSQTEKQLQFDLGLLSNEHKGVFTIGASTTIAQYVIPKLLLQFSNVYPNLEVKLLSGNTNEVEHAMLEKRVDLGVVEGVSHRSGLRYIPFMDDDLVVCCHKSNPIASRGDITLELLQNQPVLLRERGSGTLEVIEYALRSSGLRLSNLNVKLYLGSTESIKNALEAGTCIAIISRLAVRKELEVGSIKQLHVADISFRRELAFVTPVGGATGIADSFIQFVRINR; encoded by the coding sequence ATGCTCGATTTTAAGCTCAAGGTGTTTCTATCAGCAAGCCGCTCGCTTAGCTTTACCAAAGCTGCTACCGAAAATTTTATATCACAACCGGCAGTGAGTAAGATTATAAAGCAGCTGGAGCTGCAAATAGGGCATCATCTTTTTGAACGAAAAGGAGCAAAGCTGGAGTTGACTCGTGCCGGAGAGATTCTAATGGGGCACCTAGAGCAGGTTAGCCAAACCGAGAAGCAGCTACAGTTTGACCTAGGACTCCTAAGCAATGAGCATAAGGGCGTTTTTACGATTGGAGCCTCTACTACCATTGCTCAGTACGTTATTCCAAAGCTGCTGCTGCAGTTTAGTAACGTTTACCCGAACTTGGAGGTAAAGCTTCTAAGCGGAAATACTAACGAAGTAGAGCATGCGATGCTCGAAAAACGGGTTGATTTGGGTGTTGTAGAGGGGGTAAGCCACCGCAGTGGATTAAGATATATCCCTTTTATGGATGATGATTTGGTGGTTTGTTGCCATAAATCTAATCCTATAGCAAGCAGAGGCGACATTACGTTAGAGCTTCTGCAAAATCAGCCTGTACTGTTGAGAGAGCGAGGATCTGGAACGCTAGAGGTGATAGAGTATGCCTTACGAAGCTCTGGCTTGAGGCTATCTAACCTAAACGTGAAGCTATACCTAGGAAGTACTGAGAGTATTAAAAATGCGCTGGAGGCTGGAACTTGCATTGCAATTATTTCGCGATTAGCCGTTCGTAAAGAGCTGGAAGTTGGCTCGATAAAGCAGCTACATGTCGCAGATATCTCTTTTAGGAGGGAGCTCGCCTTTGTAACTCCTGTTGGAGGAGCAACCGGAATTGCTGATTCATTTATTCAGTTTGTTCGAATTAATAGATAG
- a CDS encoding YeiH family protein yields the protein MKKKLQPHVLHGILLVALFSMSAFYIAEFPLFQKLSFSPLIIGIVIGMLYANSLRQHLPKAWVGGILFCTKTLLRWAIVFYGFRLTFQNLLDVGLAGVVTAVLVVGLITTIGYFIGKWMGIDRDIAILTSVGSAVCGAAAVLGMEPVLNSKPYKSAVAVSTVVLFGTTAMFLYPYLFRMGLFDLDPTQMGIFTGGTIHEVAQVVGAGKAISSEVADTAIIVKMIRVMMLAPLLLLFSFMLAKRREVSEDGTVAKSKITIPWFAFGFIAVIGFNSLNLLPANVVGTINSLDTFVLTMAMTALGMETSIAKMKGAGVKPLVLALILFIVLTVGGYFYSKYFLPFLL from the coding sequence ATGAAAAAAAAGTTACAACCTCATGTTCTTCATGGGATTTTGCTGGTTGCTCTATTTTCGATGTCGGCCTTTTATATTGCCGAGTTTCCTCTATTTCAAAAGTTATCTTTTAGCCCCCTCATTATAGGGATTGTGATTGGTATGCTTTATGCCAACAGCTTGCGCCAGCATTTACCCAAGGCGTGGGTTGGAGGGATCCTTTTTTGTACCAAGACTTTGCTAAGATGGGCAATAGTTTTTTATGGGTTCAGGCTTACCTTTCAGAACCTGCTGGATGTTGGGTTGGCAGGAGTTGTGACAGCCGTGCTGGTGGTGGGGCTAATAACCACTATTGGGTACTTTATAGGTAAGTGGATGGGGATAGACAGGGATATTGCCATCCTAACATCGGTAGGATCTGCCGTATGTGGCGCTGCTGCGGTGCTTGGCATGGAGCCAGTGCTTAACAGCAAGCCCTACAAAAGCGCCGTGGCCGTATCAACAGTTGTTCTTTTTGGTACCACTGCGATGTTTCTTTATCCCTACCTATTCCGTATGGGGCTTTTTGACCTCGATCCAACACAAATGGGGATATTTACCGGTGGTACAATCCACGAGGTTGCTCAGGTGGTGGGTGCCGGTAAGGCAATATCGTCGGAGGTGGCAGATACGGCCATTATCGTGAAGATGATTAGGGTAATGATGCTGGCTCCTTTGCTGCTGCTGTTTAGCTTTATGCTAGCCAAGCGGAGGGAGGTATCGGAGGATGGTACGGTTGCGAAATCGAAAATAACGATTCCTTGGTTTGCTTTTGGATTTATTGCCGTAATTGGTTTTAACTCGCTAAACCTGCTTCCGGCTAATGTAGTGGGAACCATAAATAGCCTAGATACGTTTGTTTTAACCATGGCGATGACTGCTTTGGGGATGGAAACGAGCATTGCCAAGATGAAGGGTGCTGGAGTAAAGCCACTTGTCTTAGCGCTGATACTATTCATTGTGCTAACCGTTGGTGGCTACTTTTACAGCAAGTATTTTCTGCCATTTTTGCTGTAG
- a CDS encoding DUF2461 domain-containing protein, whose translation MSKIFDFLNTLKENNNRDWFNANKEQYKAALSEFEGVVGQLIAAVGEFDNAIRVLEPKDCIFRIYKDTRFSKNKDPYKTNMGAYLSRGGRKSRFSGYYVHFEPGASFLSGGLYMPESAVLSRVREDLDIYHEDFINIIKNPSFCKLYPILHGDKLKTIPKGYSKENPAADILKHKDLYVMHPLSNEEVSSPKFISYAAEAFRELKPFNDFLNRAIEDMP comes from the coding sequence ATGAGTAAAATATTCGACTTTCTGAACACGCTTAAAGAGAATAACAACCGCGATTGGTTTAACGCCAACAAGGAGCAATACAAGGCGGCATTATCCGAATTTGAAGGAGTCGTAGGCCAGCTAATTGCAGCCGTTGGCGAATTTGATAACGCGATTCGCGTGCTTGAACCTAAAGATTGCATCTTTAGAATCTATAAGGATACTCGGTTTTCGAAAAATAAGGATCCCTACAAAACAAACATGGGAGCCTACCTTTCGCGCGGTGGACGCAAGAGCAGATTCTCGGGATACTACGTGCACTTCGAACCGGGAGCGTCTTTCCTCTCGGGAGGACTTTACATGCCCGAATCGGCCGTCTTAAGTAGGGTGCGCGAGGATCTAGATATCTACCATGAAGATTTCATTAACATAATCAAGAACCCGAGCTTCTGTAAACTGTACCCCATACTACATGGAGATAAGCTAAAGACGATTCCTAAAGGCTATAGCAAAGAAAATCCAGCGGCAGATATCCTAAAACACAAGGATTTGTATGTAATGCATCCGCTCTCGAACGAAGAGGTATCTAGCCCCAAATTTATCTCGTATGCGGCAGAAGCCTTCCGCGAGCTAAAACCCTTCAACGATTTTCTGAATCGGGCTATAGAGGATATGCCGTAA
- the hemW gene encoding radical SAM family heme chaperone HemW: MAGFYIHIPFCKKLCHYCDFYFSMSLENKEKMLKALALEIEQRREYLGGETITTLYFGGGTPTICTAAELEELINTVKRFYPCQLEEVTVEANPDDLSADYLSQLKAIGVNRLSIGIQSFVERDLLLMNRRHNAQMAMEVVPMAQAAGFNNITIDLIYGIPEQTQAEWEQNLTIALSLGVQHISSYHLSIEPKTVFGNRMKRGLFHPVDDELSEQLYAILEKKLIEGGFEHYEVSNFAKPGFYSKHNTSYWNYTKYIGVGPSAHSFNGISRQWNIANNGKYLNAIQNSEIYWEQENMSAAEQYNEFILTSLRTAWGIDKKRLQQQFQHHFIDYFYTSIEPHLASGKLVDTGTNIRIPSHFFLVSDGIMSDLFFVED, translated from the coding sequence TTGGCTGGATTTTACATACACATACCCTTCTGCAAGAAGCTTTGCCACTACTGCGACTTCTACTTTTCGATGTCGCTAGAGAACAAAGAGAAGATGCTGAAAGCGCTCGCCCTCGAAATTGAGCAACGACGAGAATACCTCGGGGGTGAAACGATAACCACCCTATACTTTGGGGGAGGAACTCCGACGATATGCACTGCAGCCGAGCTGGAGGAGCTTATTAATACCGTAAAAAGGTTTTACCCCTGCCAGCTCGAGGAAGTAACGGTGGAGGCAAACCCCGACGACCTGTCGGCCGACTACCTCTCTCAGCTTAAAGCCATTGGAGTAAACCGGCTAAGCATCGGAATTCAGTCTTTCGTCGAGCGCGATTTGCTGCTGATGAACCGCCGCCACAACGCGCAGATGGCAATGGAGGTAGTTCCCATGGCGCAAGCCGCAGGCTTTAACAACATCACCATCGACCTCATTTACGGCATACCAGAGCAAACACAAGCCGAATGGGAGCAAAATCTGACCATAGCCCTCTCGCTTGGCGTACAGCATATCTCGTCGTACCATCTCAGCATCGAGCCCAAAACTGTTTTTGGGAATAGGATGAAGCGTGGCTTGTTCCACCCCGTTGATGATGAGCTAAGCGAACAGCTCTACGCCATCCTCGAGAAGAAGCTCATAGAGGGCGGATTTGAGCATTACGAAGTATCAAACTTTGCCAAACCCGGCTTTTACTCCAAGCACAACACCTCGTACTGGAACTACACAAAGTACATTGGTGTTGGCCCATCGGCCCACTCCTTTAACGGGATTTCGCGCCAATGGAATATCGCCAACAACGGCAAATACCTAAACGCCATCCAAAATTCGGAGATATACTGGGAGCAAGAGAACATGAGCGCAGCCGAGCAGTACAACGAGTTTATCCTAACCTCGTTGCGCACGGCTTGGGGCATCGATAAAAAGAGGCTCCAGCAGCAGTTTCAGCACCATTTTATTGATTACTTTTATACATCCATCGAGCCCCATTTGGCAAGCGGGAAGCTGGTTGATACAGGAACAAACATCCGAATACCCAGCCACTTTTTCCTAGTATCGGATGGCATCATGTCGGACCTTTTCTTTGTTGAAGACTAA
- a CDS encoding VanZ family protein — protein sequence MVKARYWISIIWAIVILILCGMPPKDVEAIKFVDIPYLDKIAHVGLYLIFGLLVMAVLTLHKRLKASSWIYVIAILICILYGWLIEILQRTIFPGRSYELMDLVADTAGAVIGVLLYGWVSRKLKRWLKIEE from the coding sequence ATGGTAAAAGCGAGATATTGGATATCAATAATATGGGCTATTGTTATACTAATTCTTTGTGGCATGCCTCCTAAGGATGTAGAGGCCATTAAATTTGTTGATATACCTTATCTTGATAAGATTGCCCATGTTGGCTTATACCTCATATTTGGACTGCTGGTAATGGCGGTTTTAACGCTGCATAAGAGGCTTAAGGCTTCGAGCTGGATATATGTTATTGCCATTCTTATATGTATTCTGTATGGCTGGCTTATTGAGATTTTGCAGCGTACGATTTTTCCTGGGCGCAGCTACGAGCTGATGGACTTGGTTGCCGATACGGCAGGAGCGGTAATAGGAGTGCTGCTTTACGGATGGGTAAGCCGTAAGCTAAAGCGATGGCTTAAAATAGAGGAATAG